The DNA window TGGAATTGCAGTCATTCCAGAGCATACTCCCTACAGATCCTACCATGTTTCATCCTTAACTACACTCAGTTTCCTCACtctgtgtgtcccaaatagcatcctattcccaATGTAAATATTTGGGACAAAGCCTGAGTAATGTGCAAATAGCCAGTCGATGGCAATGGGCCAACTTTTTTGATTCTCACTAAGTCACAGGGCTCTCCATTGTTCCAGTGAAGGCTGCAgctaacccagtctctctcttatcATCCCACAGATCCCTTTTCTTCAGAAGATGACCAACCCTCAAGCATGAAAACAATCCAATGCACCCTGACTCCAATACATCTCTCTTATGCGCTCTTTAAATCAACAAGAAACACTTGAATACAAGAGTTGTTTTTTTACTACGAAAGAGTAGTCGTTCTCATTTCCTAGACCCCTGGTGCCTTGGCTCCTATAGAACCAGATCATCTGCATGGGCCACTGAATGTTTTTCTTTTAAAGAACAAAAAAAGCAACCGTtcattttatattttgtttttaagAAGTTACCCCCATTGTGTTGTACTTACACTCGTCTACATTATAGAAAAGGGGCATTCATCCTGATTTTTCTGTGCAGGCCTTATTCTGGTCTGAAAGGTCTCACCTTGTGTCTTTGTAGTTTTTTTCATTGTGTTACAATTAGTACCTTGGATATGCCCATGGTTTTTTACAGTTACTTGTGCAAGTGTTAAGTATTTTGTCACCCATTTTTATTGTTTCATTCTTATGTGCCTGTTAACCAACCAAGTGGCCAAACCTCAGGAAAAGTAATGGTTTGGCAATTCAAAAAGTTTAGTGATACTACAGTGAAATTCAATGAGAGATGTAGAAATGTACTCCCCCATCCTCATATCATTTGCCTTTTTCTTTACTAGAATCTTCACTTCATTCTTCATCTTGGGTATGGGAGAGGGGTGTCTTCTTAGGACAAGACATGCAAGACGCAGAAATTATACACATGAACACGTGTGCATCGATCTTCATGTCTGTATGAAGCCATATACTTTCAAGATTAGCCTTAATATAGAGACCCAGGAGTCCTGCTAGCTTTCCTGATCATCTGGATTACCTCAGTCAATCTAAGCTTTAATACTTGTTCTACTTCTTTCCAATTATTGAGATGTCATATGACAATATGCATTTCAGTCTCTTAGGGTAGCCAATGTTGTGTTATGTCACCTTGTGGTTCCATTCTTAAATTACATATACATTTTTATAAAGGATTTATCTCTACAGTTTACTAGACTCCTTAATTTCAGGATTTTACAAGGTGCTGCTTGATATCTTTGACTAGGAATTCAATACTGCCAAGACCTGTTGACCATCCAATCATTGATCAGCTATCTCCACATGCCTTACCCAATGTGCTTTAAACACAAGACGAAATTTCAGTTTGTTTAGACGTTTGAGTTGGACTGGAGTTCATTTTAAGTCGTTTTTATTTTATGAAAATATATTAGAGTTTATGAGATTTCTAGACACTTGCTGAACCAATGTTGCTCCGGCCAAACGCTATGCCACGTCCATGGACGTTctccgcaatgagtctggatgagtcataatacccttaacctagtggtcaaacaaggaaatggttccaatcgtttttccacaaTTCATTTTTCCTGTAggtgattttagaaacacttcaaatttgggcagtgtttcatgtaggcttaccttGGCGTGACGTtgtgataaccgtgtaaatctctctaggacaaaaACAGAGTAGATtttgtcccccccaaaaaaataataataataataatatttatatCTAGGACAAGGTGATTTTTATCAATATAGTAGCCTGTATTTACCCccaaaaaatgaaatgctaattatctgctaatgtggctatcataaagaattACAAATACCATGATGATCTGAACAAAACTGccaaatcgaggcaaaggtaagaatctctggataaactatctaatgttagctaaattgagtaattaataaattggctacatttctttaaattgacaattctgtgaGTCGTCTTGTGcgagttttaaattgacacaatacctgttagcaaaggtcagctagagatgacgtgtaGGATTTTACAGGGATGTGTAGTCTTGCATTGTCTACTTTGATactaattagcattttcaaatctgagcgtaaatatattgctaaaagtcaccttgtccaagaGAGATTTATTTACATGGTTGtcaaaacgtcatgccagggtaagccttcacgaaacacagcccttatttcaagtgtttctaaaattccctatgggaaaaattTATGTTGGAAAAACGATtgaaaccatttccctgtttgaccacttTGTTTTATGGGTTTTATGACAccaccactgtggggctctattatAGAAAGTACCTCCCCAATGATGTCTAGAATGCAACTCATTCAaatctgattggtcccagaaactgaAGGGTTgggccagaaccagaacaaatTGTAAAGTGGCGTTTTTAAAatgtgtcattggctttgatactctggttagagatgatccaatcactgatgactttgttttgtacaaccaTATAAATAAGAATGAATTCCACCCTTCATTTTGACATCACCACAATTGACTTCACCAATGCACCAAAGTATGTAGCGAACATAGCGCAACGGAATAACTCAGTTTGTGTAGTCAGGcaaatgcattttattttacAGTAATGTTAACCTGCTGCCAATGCCAACGGTGGTATATTGCTGGTGTGGGGGAGAATCTAATCCCTACTGATCACCAAAAGTGTTTCTTTGgaaatactgtatttattttattgtgCTTTTACTATATTCTCTGATGTCAGATTTACATCTTAGACCATTTGAAGTGATAAATTGTGTGATACAGTACTGGAAACCAAAATGCAACCTGTATTCTGTTTGATGAAATGTCTGGTTTGAATTGTATAAAGTTGGAAATGTTGAACAGGGCAGTAGACATGGGTGGacacaggcccacccactggggagccaggcccaaaaacaaaacaaaaatgatacAATATGCCCCATCCATATTTCTGCAGGCCCATCCACCAACTAATTTCTTTCTATGCCCCTTATGTTGTGGGGTAATGTTCTATCTAAACATACTGAAGTCTTTCCctgatcaaaatgtgtttttgttcagctGAAAAACACCCATTGGATTTTAGACTGTTATTTTTTGTGCCCTCTTTTGTGCCAATGTTCTTTTTAAAAAATGGCATTGTGTACTATGGATAGTGTAATTTGATTTCAGCGGAGTAGAAGCAGCTTTCAGTTCAGGTAAATCGACCTTTCGAATCTAGAATGTAGTTGAAGACCAAACATTGTATGCCTTTAACTGTTATCTTTATCTATagagtatatacagtgcattcggaaagtattcagactccttgacttattccacatttgacttttccttccagaaggataaccatctctgcagcactccaccaatcagacctttatggttatgtccagacggaagccactcagtcaaaggcacatgacatcccacttggagtttgccaaaagtcagctaaaggactctcagaccatgagacacaagattctccggtctgatgaaaccaagattcaactctttgtcctgaatgacaagcgtcaagtctggagggaacctggcaccatccctacggtgaagcatgtttttcagcggcagaaactgggagactagttagggtCGAGGGAAAaaagaacagagcaaagtacaaagcgatccttgatgaaaatctgctccagagtgctcaggacctcagacctcaggttcaccttccaataggacaatgaccctaagcacacagccaagataacgcaggagtggcttcgggactagtctctgaatgtccttgagtggcccagccagagctcggacttgaatgcgatcgaaaatctctggagagatctgaaaatagaagtgcagcgacgctccccattcaacctgacagagcttgagaggatcttgagagaagaatgggagaaactccccaaatacaggtgtgctaagcttgtagcgtcatacccaagaagacctcgaggctgtaattgctgccaaatgtgcttcaacaaagtaacgagtaaagggtctgaatgcttaagtaaatgtgatatttcagttttcttATTGTTGTAAATTTGCACACATGTATAaccgggtctgaatactttccgaatgcagtgtatttatatataaaaaaagattgCACATTATTGAAATATACAATATCTATTCAGACTTAATAAATGTGTTTATGTGAATTTGTCTATTTTGGATTTATATAGATTGTTACATTACATACTACTGGAAAACTGGTCCCAAATGGATATTTCAGCATGTGAACATGTGACCCTCATATCCTCCAGTCTTGCTGTTGCAAAGTATTATTCACTTCCCTGTAATAAATATTCTGCCACCTCATACAGTTTCCTCAGTATTCTTTCAGAGAATCAGTTACCAGCGGCCTGTTACATTATCCTCGTCCCATAACTCTTATGCTGTACGTGCTGTAGCCAACTTGTCTAGCATGACAACGACACATACAGTATGGATATGGCTAATGTTATCAGTCTTAAcatcaaaacaaaaaaaacataattgtGTATGTTTGATTAACCACGGCTCTTCTGCATTCACATCTCACTCATTATTTACTGTTAATTATAATGTCCCAAGAAAGTGGGGAAACATGTTGACGGTTAAGACATGATGCAAATCTATTGCATAGTTGTTAGCTCCCCTTACAAATGATACAAATCTATTGCATAGTTGTTAGCTCCCCTTACAAATGATACAAATATATTGCATAGTTGTTAGCTCCCCTTACAAATGATACAAATCTATTGCATAGTTGTTAGCTCCCCTTACAAATGATACAAATCTATTGCATAGTTGTTAGCTCCCCTTACAAATGATACAAATCTATTGCATAGTTGTTAGCTCCCCTTACAAATGATACAAATATATTGCATAGTTGTTAGCTCCCCTTACAAATGATACAAATCTATTGCATAGTTGTTAGCTCCCCTTACAAATGATACAAATCTATTGCATAGTTGTTAGCTCCCCTTACAAATGATACAAATCTATTGCATAGTTGTTAGCTCCCCTTACAAATGATAAAAATCTAATGTCAGGGCAAAAGAGTCCCCAGTTCCTTATCCTAGCAAACCACTTCCCTATTTTACAACTGAAaaatatggattttttttttgcaacGTCTAacaaagcaaagagaaattaacTATACATGACTCAATATTGCATATTAATTTGCCTCAAGTCTACCCAGGGATGTTGCTAGATGTCCACAAGTGGTGGGGGAAAATGTTCATGTCTACCTGACCTGTTGTGTTTACTGAACAAGAGATCACTTATAGGTCGAGCATAGGTGACTTGCAGGAGGGCACTCTAGGGTCCACATAGTTGTCTCTTAGCAGCCCAGCAGAACCAATCAAGCTGTTCTGGTGGTAgcgcatcatgttgtggagagGCAGGTACTCTGGCTCATCATCAGGTAGTGGTGGATTGGGCTGTGGTGGTCGGAGCTCCTTGTTCACCCCCAGCTCCAGGCCTGGCCTCTCATACTGGGTCTGGGCATGGAGCAGCTTCCCCTGGGGGCTCCCTGAGTTGATCCCAAACCCTTCCCTGCTGTGGATCCTGTTGAGCATGTCGGTGAGGGACCAAGGGCTGCCGGACACCGAGGGGGAGGGGCTCTTCTCCAGGCTACGCAGGGCACTCTCAGGTAGGTGCATCCTGCTGACCTttgggggcagggggagagggtAGTCAAACTCAGCCTGATGGGGCTGTGGCTGCTGCTGCTGAGGCTGGTGGTCTGATGTGTGGCTGTGGCTATGGGAGAGTTCTGATGCTGGACCACTTGGACCTCCTCGGTGGTGAGGTGGGTGAGGCCCCACTGGTTTCCTGCTCTGCGCCTGGGGCCTCCTGAAGCCAACAGACCCTAGGTGGTGAGTCTGGCCCAGTGGAGGgtgtgggaggaagagaggagaagcaaCGTTTGATAAACCAGTATGGCTGGCTTCGTTATGCTGCCCAGGGCTGAAATAGAACAATAGAGTACAGTTTCAGAATATTAGCctagtttttatttttgtatttatctAATAATCATACTATAGAAATACTGGACTGGTAAGAAGAAGCATTATGATTCTCGTTCACAATTCATTGCTGATGATTTGATTTAATACACTTTTAAGATTGAAATGGCCTTGATCATCTGACCTGCCATAGTCCCTGGTAGTAagtgtgttgtatgtgtgggTGTTGTGGGTCATTGTGTCCTGGACCCCCCATCCCTCCTGGCCACAGGGCAGGGCTGCAGACGCAGCCCCCCAGTTCATGAAGGCAGAGATTAAGGGGTTATGTGCAGCAGAGAGAGACGTGATGTCATCAGTCCTGGATCCTGCTGCACCATAAGAATTCGCTGAGCTAGAGCTTGAGACGATGACATCAGCCTCATCATCTGACTCCACTGGTCTGGATCCTACTGAAACAATGAGGACAGGACAGAAAAGAACAGGGCccgtattcataaagtgtctcagaaaaggagtgctgatctaggatccatGTAATCGTattcatcattattaaatggcaaactgatcctagatcagaactccaACTTTGAGACACTATGAATACAGGCTCAGATGCTAGAACAGTAAGGAGATAAGATGCATGGAGATTCCTTCACCTTCTACTTTGACAAACTCTTTAAAATGTCCTAAAAATTAACTTTAGAGAAAGGGTATAGAATGACTACATAGATAGCCTAATACAGTCTTTGGATGGTCTCAAAATGAAATAATGACACCTGCTGGCTATTTTCTTGAGCAGTTTCCTTTTCCCATGTTAGGAAAGATCAATAGACAGCTGGCTTGACTTTCATAGCTAGATTTATCATAGTAGGATATAGAAATACATTCTTTAGAAATTAGGTGTAATGTTTACAATTTTCTTTACAGATGTTTGAATAAACTCTGTTATTAACTTTGTATGTGACTATACCATTTGAAGATTTCAATTCCATCTGGAGTTGTCTTTCATTTAGTTTTTCGGAGCTCTGACATTCCTTTTCTCTGAACCTACAGAGAGAAATTTTTGTTATTATTGTCATTATTCACAGTTTCTTATGAACATGATAGTGATGTATACCAGTAAAATGGAAAAGAACACGTCACTTAATTGATCAGTGAGTCGACTAAGTACTATTCCAATTCTGCACAATCGTCATGTCTTCCACTGAGCAAACAATTCAACGGTTTACCAAGAGGAACATATTGGGGACGATATAATTGACAAACACATTTGATAGTTATTCATACTGGGAGGAGTATTGTATCACTTTCAAGTGAGTTGCTGTTCATGTTTCAAGCTACTAGAAGGCAGTCTCTCACCTTTTTCTGTTCAGCCCATTGTCACGAAATCCTTTTGCAAAGGGGTTGTTGTCTATCTTGAGCTTTGTTATCTGTTGGGTAAATTTGCACGTCTCATTTATTATAAACTCAGGAAAAAAAATagacgtcctctcactgtcaactgcgtttactttcagcaaacttaacgtgtaaatatttgtatgaacataacaagattcaagaACTGAGAcagaaactgaacaagttccacagacatgtgactaacagaaattgaattatGTGTCTCTGAAAGaagggagggtcaaaatcaaaagtaacagtcagtatctagtgtggacaccagctgcattaagtactgcagtgcatctcctcctcatggactgcaccagatttaccagttcttgctgtgagatgttaccccaccaaggcatctgcaagttcccggacatttctgggggaatggccctagccctcaccctccgatccaacaggtcccagacgtgctcaatgggattgagatccaggctcttcgctggccatggcagaacactgacattcctgtcttgcaggaaatcacacacagaatgagctatatggctggtggcattgtcatgctggagggtcatgtaaggatgagcctgcaggaagggtaccacatgagggaggaggatgtcttccctgtaacgcaaagcgttgagattgactgcaatgacaacaagctcagtccgatgatgctgtgacacaccaccccagaccatgacggaccctccacctccaaatcgatcccgctcaagagtacaggcctcggtgtaacgctcagtCCTTCAACAATAAACACGAATCTgatcatcacccctggtgagacaaaaccgcgactcgtcagagaagagcacttttttacagtcctgtctggtccagcgacggtgggtttgtgcccataggcgacgttgttgctggtgatgtctggtgaggacatgccttacaacaggcctaaaagccctcagtccagcctctctcagcctattgcagacagtctgagcactgatggagggattgtgcattcctggtgtaactcgggcagttgttgttgccatcctgtacctgccccGCATGTGTGATGTTcgtatgtaccgatcctgtgcaggtgttgttacacgtggtctgccactgcgacgACGATCAGCTGTCCCCCTGTAGCGCtgtctgggcatctttcttttgctgtttctcagagtcagtagaaaggcctctttagtgtcctaagttttcataactgtgaccttaattgtctaccgtctgtaagctgttagtgtcttaacgaccgttccacagctgcatgttcattaattgtttatggttctttgaacaagcatgggaaacagtgtttaaaccctttacaatgaagatctgtgaagttatttggatttttacgaattatctttgaaagacaggatcctgaaaaggggacatttctttttttgccgagtttaGTACtgtacaccacaggaggttggtagcTACTTAATCTAATgcctggagcggaatcagtggaattaTATCAAATGCAGCAAACAAATAAAATggcacatgcaccgaatacaaccgtaccgtgaaatgcttacttacaaggtcttaaccaacaatgcagttcaaggaatagagttaagaaaatatttacaaatgacAACGATACATTTTTAACGTTACAACGTTACATTTTGACAACGTTACATgttttaaataaagttaaaaatgttatcaaaagtaacacaataaaataacaataacgaggctatatactaCCGTTACTATGTCAATGTGTGGAGgtgcaggttagtcgaggtaatttgtacatgtaggtaggggtaaagataataaacagcgagtgtggggagggggtgtcaatgtaaatagtccgggtggccatttgattaattgttcagcagtcttatgttttatgggtaaaagctgttaaggagccttttgggcctagacttggctctccagtaccgtttgccgtgcgatagcagagagaacattctatgacttgggtgactggagtctttgaaaatgttttgggctttccaggtgtttgatgccattcctaGTGCTCCATTCCGGCTATTATTAttagccgttctcccctcagcagactCCTGTGCTGTACACATCTCTTATTATGCACTCTTGAAGCAGCATTTGACGTTCCAGACTTTACATGCATTGTCCATATTCAACCTCCAGAGAGCACTCTAATCAACACAATTGGATTAGAGTTGTTCCAATATCTCCTTCTTGGAGAATTCCAAGGTGTCCTGGTCTTACCTCTGAGTTCTGGTAGGCAGTGACAGCTATGAAGGCTGCCTCGGGGAAGGTAAAGCGCAGGTAGCCCCCTGATAGAGGGTTGTAGGGGTCTGGAGATTGGACGATGTGCAGACGGGGCTGGTACTTATGCATGGAGTGAAGAACCACCTGCAGAACATATGATGATACCTGTTACTACTATGCCTGTCAACACATACTCTCCATCTCATCTTACATCAGGGTTCTCCAACTGGCGGTCCGTGGGCCAAATGGTTTAATTTGGCCCCCAAAATCTCTGCAACAAAATGAATATACAatgccagtcaaaggtttggacacacctactaattcaagggcttttctttatttgtactattttctacattgtagaacaatagtgaagacatcaaatctatgaaataacacatggaatcatgtagtaaccaaaaaggtcttaaacatatcaaaatatattttatatttgagattcttcaaagtagccaccctttgccttgatgacagctttgcacagacAGCTttttgtatacaaatgtaagcaaggtgtAAAgatctgggtgtagctggtgcagaggagtcaggcgcaggacagcagagatgagtaacacaagGAACTTTACTAAAAATGTCCAAATACATGAAGTAAGCCCACAAACATCGGACCAAACTTACAATAAAACAATCACGTACAAAAACCATGGGGATAACAGAGGGttaacaagcaagtatagtgtagagaatcattgtaccatctaaactgctgtgaaatatattgtacataaccaaaagtattgTACTTTCAGCTGtatgaagctggtgtacaaaactgaaagtaaaagacacaaaaatgTCACTTAACcacaggaagcatagaaacacagcacatagaacagatctaacGCTTCTTAGACTTGTTTTTAACatgaatgacagatctataactcacatttctatgagAATTTGGTTGGGTTGCCCAAAAAGGTGCATGTTCCAGGTTTAAGTAACATTCAGTGACTATCAGCTGTTTTGCAACAGTGTCATGGTGACATGACACTTTTAATGTCATAAAATGTGCTATGGTCCTTCCATGCCAAGCCTTACCAGGCCACTGGAGTTGAGGGTGTTGTTGGTGAGTTTGAGCTTGTGGAACGAGACGGGGTATTGCATCCACCTCTCCCCCAGGGAGGGAGAGTCTGGGTGGATGAAGAAGCGGTTGGGAAGATGTGACTCGGTCATACCACTCACTTCCCAGCGATCCCTGCTCCACTGCACAGGACAGAGGTACAGTTTAGTGTCTAAACACATTGATAACCAGCATCTTCTGCAGTTTTGAATCTAACATATTTTTCTAAAGcttatcaatctaaacacaaacactaatcTACAacattagtgtgtgtttgtgtgtgtgtgttgtggtagcAATAGATAACGCAAAATTTAAATAAACAGTAGCATAATGCCgggaggggtagggtgaggtACCTTGTATTTGTCGTCATCAAACGAGACCATGTCCATCATCAACACATACTTTGCCTGAGGATTCAACCCCGTCACAGTGACTCTGCAGCTTGGAAACATACGCCTATAAAATACAATCAGGTGGGAAGTTTGAACAATATTGAACCAACCGGTTAGGAGAGTCCAGGGCACAAAGTAACACATATCAGTGAGAAGAGGTCTGTTGATTGGTATAGCTGATAACAATAATTACTGTTGTATTTTCTCACAAAACTCAGATTAAACTCAGATTTGTAGTGGGGGCAAATTTGAACATTTATCACAATTAACCCCTTATCTAAAATGCAATGGTATTTTATATGGTATTTAGAAATATTCACATGGGGAAAAAATGGGGGGAAAAAGGCAGTTCTTTATATCAAGTTTGCAATTACAACTAAGAAAATACCTTAGAAAAATTTAAGGAAAAAAATCATAGTTTTGAATGTGAAAAGTATCCTATCTATAATATATACATTTTGGTTACTCTGTTTTTGGTCAATATGACATGCCTAAAATAtcaaatatacatatattttagtCAATGTAGTGAAATTTCATCCAAATATCAGTTTCAAGTCAGAAAATGTTTCAATTACCCCTCATTTTTATCATTGAA is part of the Oncorhynchus clarkii lewisi isolate Uvic-CL-2024 chromosome 10, UVic_Ocla_1.0, whole genome shotgun sequence genome and encodes:
- the LOC139418236 gene encoding T-box transcription factor TBX6L isoform X1, coding for MYLHEERLLCGDYPLNSQPRNYGYCPPDCKDAVRRGQSWNSSGKVGCEPELSALQVRVSLQGRELWEQFGDIGTEMLITKTGRRMFPSCRVTVTGLNPQAKYVLMMDMVSFDDDKYKWSRDRWEVSGMTESHLPNRFFIHPDSPSLGERWMQYPVSFHKLKLTNNTLNSSGLVVLHSMHKYQPRLHIVQSPDPYNPLSGGYLRFTFPEAAFIAVTAYQNSEITKLKIDNNPFAKGFRDNGLNRKRFREKECQSSEKLNERQLQMELKSSNGSRPVESDDEADVIVSSSSSANSYGAAGSRTDDITSLSAAHNPLISAFMNWGAASAALPCGQEGWGVQDTMTHNTHTYNTLTTRDYGSPGQHNEASHTGLSNVASPLFLPHPPLGQTHHLGSVGFRRPQAQSRKPVGPHPPHHRGGPSGPASELSHSHSHTSDHQPQQQQPQPHQAEFDYPLPLPPKVSRMHLPESALRSLEKSPSPSVSGSPWSLTDMLNRIHSREGFGINSGSPQGKLLHAQTQYERPGLELGVNKELRPPQPNPPLPDDEPEYLPLHNMMRYHQNSLIGSAGLLRDNYVDPRVPSCKSPMLDL
- the LOC139418236 gene encoding T-box transcription factor TBX6L isoform X2 gives rise to the protein MYLHEERLLCGDYPLNSQPRNYGYCPPDCKDAVRRGQSWNSSGKVGCEPELSALQVRVSLQGRELWEQFGDIGTEMLITKTGRRMFPSCRVTVTGLNPQAKYVLMMDMVSFDDDKYKWSRDRWEVSGMTESHLPNRFFIHPDSPSLGERWMQYPVSFHKLKLTNNTLNSSGLVVLHSMHKYQPRLHIVQSPDPYNPLSGGYLRFTFPEAAFIAVTAYQNSEITKLKIDNNPFAKGFRDNGLNRKRFREKECQSSEKLNERQLQMELKSSNVGSRPVESDDEADVIVSSSSSANSYGAAGSRTDDITSLSAAHNPLISAFMNWGAASAALPCGQEGWGVQDTMTHNTHTYNTLTTRDYGSPGQHNEASHTGLSNVASPLFLPHPPLGQTHHLGSVGFRRPQAQSRKPVGPHPPHHRGGPSGPASELSHSHSHTSDHQPQQQQPQPHQAEFDYPLPLPPKVSRMHLPESALRSLEKSPSPSVSGSPWSLTDMLNRIHSREGFGINSGSPQGKLLHAQTQYERPGLELGVNKELRPPQPNPPLPDDEPEYLPLHNMMRYHQNSLIGSAGLLRDNYVDPRVPSCKSPMLDL